The nucleotide window CCATGCGTTTGCTGAGGATCAGGCCCAGCGTCTGTTGCGCGTTGCGGCCCGCGAAGCCGTAGATGCAGGCGTGTTCGCGCCCGTCATGGGGAAAGCTTTCTATGAGCAGGCGACCCGCCTGCGGAAGGCGCGACACGTCCTGCTGAAGCGCGATCCAGTCGGCGGTGTGGGCGGGCAGGGCGGAGTGGTCGCCCGAGTGCAGGAGCGACAGGATGCGCTGGCTGAGCTGGGTGGAGGTGGCGAACTTGGTGCCGGCGAAGGTGGCGATCTTGGGTTTCTTGGCAGCGTCGCGGCTGACCTCGACCACGGTTTCGCGCAGGCCTTCGTATTTCACGATCTGCCCGCCGATCAGGAACGTGTCGCCGGGGGTGAGGGAGGCGGCAAAGCCTTCCTCGACCTCGCCCAGGGGCTTGCCGCCGCGGTTTCGCCGCATCCGCACCTTCAAGAGGTCGGCGTCCTGGATGGTGCCGATATTCATGCGAATGAGGCGGGCGCTGCGCGGGTCGCGCAGCTGCCACAGGCCGTCGCGGTTGAGTAGGCGTTGCCATTGGTCATAGGCGCGCAGGGCATAGCCACCGGTCGCACAGAAATCGAGGCAGGCGTCGAACTGGGCGCGGGTGAGCGTGGCGTAGGCGCCGACGGTCTGGATTTCATCGAACAATGCATCTGCATCGAACGGGCCGGCGCAGGCGCGGATGAGGATGTGCTGACAGAGCACGTCGCGGGGGCCAGGGCCGCGCGGCTCGCCGTCGAGGTCGTGGTCGCGCACGGCCTGCAACGCTGCGACGCATTCGATGACCTCGAAGCGGTTGGCGGGCACCAGGAGCGCCTTGGATGGCGCGTTGTAGCGGTGGTTGGCGCGGCCGATGCGCTGGACCAGCCGCTTGACGTTCTTGGGCGCGCCGACCTGGATCACGAGGTCCACGTCGCCCCAGTCGATGCCGAGGTCCAGACTGCCGGTGCAGACCACGGCGCGCAGTTCGCCGCGCTGCATGGCGGCCTCGACCCGTTCGCGCTGCGCCCGGTCGAGCGAGCCGTGGTGGATGCCGATGGGCAGGGCATCCTCGTTGGCGAGCCAGAGGTTGTGAAAGAAAATCTCGGCTTGGGCGCGGGTGTTGTGGAAGATGAGGGTGATGCGGTGGCGTCGCACCTCGTCCAGTACCGCTGGGATGGAATAGGCCGCCCCACCCCCGGACCAGGGCGGATATGCGTCGGTTTGCAGCATGGCGATGTCCGGTTCAGGGCCGGGATCGGCCATGAGGATCTCGCACGGGTCCGGGTGGCGGGCGAGAAGGTGCGCGATGGCGGCGGGGTCCTCGACCGTGGCCGAGAGGCCCACGCGGCGCAGGCCGGGGCACATGGCCTGAAGGCGGCTGAGGGCAAGGAACAACTGATCGCCGCGCTTCGATTCCGCCAGCGCGTGGATTTCGTCGACCACGATGCGCTTGAGACCCTTGAAGATGCGCGGGGCGTCCTCGTAGGAGGTGAGGAGTGCGAGGCTTTCGGGCGTGGTCAGCAGAATATGTGGCGGGTCGGCGCGTTGGCGGCGCTTGGCCGACGAGGAGGTGTCGCCGGTGCGGTCCTCGATGCGGATGGGCAGGTTCATCTCTGACACAGGCGTGGTCAGGTTGCGCTTGATGTCTGCCGCCAGCGCCTTGAGCGGGGAGATGTAGAGCGTGTGCAGCCCGTCGTGGCCGTGCTCTGCGATGTCCACCAGCGTCGGCAGAAAACCCGCCAGTGTCTTGCCGCCCCCGGTGGGGGCAATGAGCAGAAGGGCGGGGTCGTCCGCGCGGTCCAGCATGGCCTGCTGATGCGGGTGGATGGACCAACCGCGGGTGGCGAACCAGTCGGTGAAAACAGGGGGTAGCGACGTCATCCGCCAGATGTAGGCGGAACCGCAAAACTTTTCAGGAAAAGTTTTGCCCGGAGTTTTCGATAAACTCCGGGGCG belongs to Roseovarius sp. THAF27 and includes:
- a CDS encoding ligase-associated DNA damage response DEXH box helicase, with translation MTSLPPVFTDWFATRGWSIHPHQQAMLDRADDPALLLIAPTGGGKTLAGFLPTLVDIAEHGHDGLHTLYISPLKALAADIKRNLTTPVSEMNLPIRIEDRTGDTSSSAKRRQRADPPHILLTTPESLALLTSYEDAPRIFKGLKRIVVDEIHALAESKRGDQLFLALSRLQAMCPGLRRVGLSATVEDPAAIAHLLARHPDPCEILMADPGPEPDIAMLQTDAYPPWSGGGAAYSIPAVLDEVRRHRITLIFHNTRAQAEIFFHNLWLANEDALPIGIHHGSLDRAQRERVEAAMQRGELRAVVCTGSLDLGIDWGDVDLVIQVGAPKNVKRLVQRIGRANHRYNAPSKALLVPANRFEVIECVAALQAVRDHDLDGEPRGPGPRDVLCQHILIRACAGPFDADALFDEIQTVGAYATLTRAQFDACLDFCATGGYALRAYDQWQRLLNRDGLWQLRDPRSARLIRMNIGTIQDADLLKVRMRRNRGGKPLGEVEEGFAASLTPGDTFLIGGQIVKYEGLRETVVEVSRDAAKKPKIATFAGTKFATSTQLSQRILSLLHSGDHSALPAHTADWIALQQDVSRLPQAGRLLIESFPHDGREHACIYGFAGRNAQQTLGLILSKRMEEMRLAPMGFVSTDYATLIWGLEPLTDATGLLDRAALREGLDKWLAGNQLIKRTFRASATIAGLIQRNLPQVRKSGRQATFSSDILYDTLAKYDPDHLLLDITKQEAMRGLIDFGRIEEMLDRIGDRVDLVRLPRVTPFAAPLFLEAGRTPVEGSAQDRLLEEETQRLMQAAGLA